In Synechocystis sp. PCC 6714, the following are encoded in one genomic region:
- a CDS encoding lipopolysaccharide assembly protein LapB, whose translation MATTKTQRNIWVYVGIGAMVSALVLFSLVPLVMALWQPRPPVDGVVNGATSLESQALGYQLVLEREPDNVNALQGLLEIRLQQKNLPAAIAPLERLGQIQADQVQYRILLAQLKAQLEDNNGAARVYREILNQFPYNIQALQGLSGLYAEQERPAEAVAIVQNAITQAIKSQTTVPGAVPPEQITSLQLLLGEIYLSQNRPDQAIAIYEAASKVNSNDFRPVLAQAQVMAQTGKLKEADPFFQQAIMLAPVQYKDSIKNIALQVTNQALANQNNNPNTASSPPPAPILKAD comes from the coding sequence GTGGCAACAACCAAAACACAACGGAATATTTGGGTTTATGTGGGTATTGGGGCGATGGTCAGCGCCCTAGTGTTATTTTCCCTCGTGCCCCTAGTAATGGCCCTCTGGCAACCCCGACCCCCCGTCGATGGAGTGGTTAACGGTGCCACTTCCCTGGAAAGTCAAGCCTTGGGCTATCAGCTAGTACTGGAAAGGGAGCCGGATAATGTCAATGCTCTCCAGGGCCTATTGGAAATTCGTCTGCAACAAAAAAATCTCCCGGCGGCGATCGCCCCTTTGGAAAGGTTGGGGCAAATCCAGGCAGATCAAGTGCAATACCGTATCCTTTTGGCCCAGCTGAAAGCCCAACTGGAAGACAATAATGGAGCGGCCCGGGTGTATCGGGAAATTTTGAATCAGTTTCCCTACAACATCCAAGCTTTGCAAGGTTTGAGTGGTCTGTACGCAGAACAGGAACGGCCAGCCGAAGCGGTGGCCATTGTGCAAAATGCCATCACCCAGGCCATTAAAAGCCAAACTACCGTTCCCGGTGCCGTGCCTCCAGAGCAAATTACTTCTCTACAATTACTACTGGGGGAAATTTACCTTAGTCAAAACCGCCCCGACCAGGCGATCGCCATTTACGAAGCGGCCAGTAAGGTAAATAGCAACGATTTCCGTCCTGTGTTAGCCCAAGCCCAGGTAATGGCGCAAACGGGCAAATTGAAAGAAGCAGATCCCTTTTTCCAACAGGCGATTATGCTCGCTCCAGTGCAATATAAAGATTCGATTAAAAATATTGCTCTCCAGGTCACCAACCAAGCTTTAGCCAACCAGAATAATAACCCTAATACTGCTAGCTCCCCCCCACCGGCACCGATTCTCAAAGCGGATTGA
- a CDS encoding Cof-type HAD-IIB family hydrolase has product MSIKLVVLDIDGTIAGKSNQINPAVVETIQRVQSQGIQVALATGRMFSSALRFHRAIQSTLPLISYNGALTKHPHTGLVLREKPLPKAIALGILSHFEQPALAPHLEVHCYHDDQLHVRQITPETHIYMDRSGAIAQASGDLSTIINLGSTTKMLAISRNAPLMAQLMTELGQKLQGQNVHFTQSTEIYFEVTHAEATKGLAVQHLAEEVLGISPKEILAIGDNFNDLEMLQYAGVGVAMGNAPPEVQARADWVTGDVEEDGVSLALTKFCLGTTPAIPLG; this is encoded by the coding sequence GTGTCAATTAAGTTAGTGGTGTTGGACATTGATGGCACGATCGCCGGTAAATCCAACCAAATTAATCCCGCTGTGGTGGAAACTATCCAACGGGTGCAAAGCCAAGGCATACAGGTGGCCCTGGCCACCGGTAGAATGTTTAGCTCCGCCCTGCGTTTCCATCGAGCAATCCAGTCTACACTGCCTTTGATTAGCTATAACGGTGCCTTGACCAAGCATCCCCACACCGGCTTAGTATTGCGGGAAAAACCCCTGCCCAAGGCGATCGCCCTAGGGATTTTGTCCCACTTTGAGCAACCGGCCTTAGCCCCCCATTTAGAAGTCCATTGCTACCACGACGATCAACTCCATGTACGGCAGATCACTCCAGAAACCCACATTTACATGGACAGATCCGGGGCCATTGCCCAAGCCAGTGGGGATTTAAGTACTATTATTAACCTGGGGAGCACCACTAAAATGTTAGCTATTAGCCGCAATGCTCCTCTGATGGCCCAACTGATGACGGAACTGGGGCAAAAACTCCAGGGGCAAAACGTTCATTTCACCCAATCCACCGAAATTTATTTTGAAGTCACCCACGCCGAAGCCACCAAAGGCCTGGCTGTCCAACACCTAGCCGAAGAAGTATTAGGCATCAGCCCCAAAGAAATTCTGGCGATCGGTGATAACTTTAACGACCTAGAAATGTTGCAATATGCTGGGGTAGGGGTGGCCATGGGGAATGCCCCTCCGGAAGTGCAAGCAAGAGCGGATTGGGTAACCGGGGACGTGGAAGAAGACGGTGTTTCCCTAGCCTTGACTAAGTTTTGCTTGGGAACAACCCCAGCTATTCCCCTGGGTTAA